CTCGGGAGTCATGGGGGCCTAGGAGTCTGCAGAGAGCACCCTGGGCACCGCACAGCACGCTGTCTTCTGCTGCCAACCCCCCACATCCTGCCGCTCAGCTCACAGGTCACCATCACTGCCTGGGGGGAGGGTGGCATCCCCCCACCCTGCTCCGTGTGCCAGCCTTGCCTGGCGGCTCAGAGTGGCCGGGTTCTGGGCTGCATGGCAACCCCGTGGCCCTCCCTATGGCCGGCAGCAGGCCTGGGCCCTCCTGTTTCCAGTGGGGCTGCGAGGCCTTCTGCGCTCTGCACAGCCAATGAACAAAGGTTGCTATTTGTgattagaaatttatttattttttttttccgcGCGTCCTCGGCCTGACCCCGCGCGTGCTCGGCAGGCCCCCGCGCGGGCTGTGCATCCGCGGTGGGAGCCGCGGGCCTTGGCGGGGAGGTTTCCAACCCCGGGGCACCAGCAGTCCGGTCCAGCCGGCTCTCGGGAGGGCATTTCCACCCTGCCTCCCGAGGGCCAGGCCGCTACTCCCCTTTGGGCGTGCGTGTGAGGTGATTAgaaatttaatgttaaaaaaaaaatccaaagaatgtTTTACAACAGGTGAAAATAAGTTTCCGTGCCTGTGACTGAGCTTTTGCGGGGAGCAGCCACGGGCCCTCGCCCTCCCACTCCCGCGCTTGCGTAGTGGAGCCAGGTGGGGCCCGGCACCCACGGCCAGCACCCGCAGCAGCCACCGCCTGGCcctcagaggagcctgccagcCCTTGACCCCACAGGCACGCTCGTGGCGGGGCGGGGGCTGAAGGAAGCCCCACGTGACAGGGAGACCTGTGGCCAGAGGCCCAGTCACAGGGCCGAGGGTCAGATCCTGAGGCCGCCACGTGGCCCTGGTCAGGCCAGCCCGGAGGGTCCTGGCTGTTGCTAGGGCAGCAAGCGCGTGAGGCTGTGGGCACGAGCCAGGGTCCAGGGGGCTCGGGGGCACCCAGGGCAGTGGTTCACGTGCTCTCAGGAGCCGGGTGTGCAGTTAGCAGCTGAGCGCGGGCCTCAGCTGAGGGAAGCAGCGCGGACCTGGGAGGTCAGGCCGGGCAGCGGTGTCTGGTCCCCTGACCTGCCCGGCCTGGACACGCTTCACCTCATGGCCGCCTTCTGCTCCTGAGGCCTCTGAACACAGGCACAGAGACTGATGTTGTTGTTAAGGTAAACAATTGCCTTGTGTTTAGAGTACTggtttcagagcagttttaggttcacagcagaaCGGCAGACAGTACAGATTCCGTACATAGCCTGGTCCCCACGCAGGGGCTGCCCCCTCTGTCAGCGGTCCCGTGGCGGACTCTCTCCAGGGAGGGATGGCACAGGCGTGAGGCCCTGCCGCCAGCCCCCCACACAGGCTTCTCTCCCCGCTGGGGTCACCGGGCCCACCTGTGGCTCCCTCGTCCGCCAGGTGTGacctcctgccctgccctgccggCCCCTCCTGCCCCGCCCGGGCCTGCAGCAGTGGTGGCCTGGGCACGGGTCTCGCCTCCGAGCCTGACGCGCGGGGCTGTCCCTGCTGGACACGGGGCTGGTGCCAACCTGTGGTGCGTGTCCACTGTGTGTCCCCGCCTGGCCTGGGCGCTGCTGCCTTGGGGCTGTGTCCAGCCCGGCGCACAGGTGCTCAGTGTGTGTAAACTGTCACCGTTTCAAATGGTCTTGGAGACACCGTCCCAACAGCATAGGACACAGTTGAAGTTTTGTTCCTGACCTCACGGGAGGTTTGTTCTGCTGGAGAGGATGttcttgtgggtgaggggccgCTGAGGCCTGAGGGTTCCAGGAGCAGGAAGAGCTGGGAGTGCAGGCAGGGGTCTGGTGGCCAAGCGCCTACCAGGCCGGGGGCAGCCTGCTCCTGCCCAGCGTTTCCGGAGCCCCGCCTCCCTGGAGGGTGGGCACACTCACCCCACTGTCCCTGCAGAGACGCGCTGTGAACAGGACCTGCCCACTCCGACCACGCCACCCCAGCCCGCGCCCACCCCAGCTCCCGCAAGCCCTGCCGTGTTCAGGTACAACGTTTCTGGCAGCAACGGCACCTGCTTGCTGGCCAGCATGGGGCTGCAGCTGAACGTCACCTACAGGAGAGTCGACAACAAGGTGGGCCGGCCAGAGCCCTGCTCCCTGCACTGGGTCCTGGGGCGGGTCGTGGGCAGTGTGTCCTGCGGCGCTCGGCTGGACCCCCATCCACCGGCTGTCCTGAGGCCGCAGAGCCTGGATCTGCCATCTCCTCGGGGCAGGTGTGTCAGCCCTGAGAGGGGGTGGGCTCTCCGAGTGTCCAACAGGTACTCAGGGGTCTCGGCTCATCCTTGGAGATGACGATCTCCCCAAGGCCAAGTGTCTGGGGTGGCTTTGGGAGACGGAGACCCGTCCCTTCTGCAGGGATGAGAGCCGGGGAGGCTGCCGGAAGCACCAGAAGCCGTCTGCATGCAGCGGTCTTCCCTGCGCGGACTTGTGTCTTCCTTCTGGTTTGTTCCTGTGAACAGGCCTTGAAGCCACTGCCTCCCGGccacctctgcctctgtctgCTCACAGCCCgggggctggtgggaggggagCTGACCTCTTGTTCTTCTTGCAGACGGTGACCAGAGAGTTCAATGTCAACCCCAACAAGACCACCTTCGGGGGGAATTGCTCCGCCACACTGGCAACTCTGGAGCTCCACAGCGAGAACCTCCTGCTCCTGGCGCTCCAGTTCGTGATGGTGAGGGCCCCCCTACCGCTCCCCCGTCTGTGGGACCCCTGGCCCTGCAGCAGTGGTGAGGCACCCCCCCCCCCGTCTGCAGGACCCCTGGCCCCCTAGCCCGCGTCCATCAGCAGAAACCTCATGGTACCTGGTAGCGCTGCAGGGGCCGGGGTGACCCGAGGCCTCGGGTGCTGTTGCTGCCCCGTCTGGAGCCGCGTCCCTGCGCCCTGCACACCTGCCCGGGATGAGTCCAGTCAGCAGGAGACTGGGGACGCGCAGACACGGCCCTGGTGGACGCGTGTGCCTCACTGTGCAGTGGGCTGCTGCACTCCTGATAAAAGCTTTCCCGGAAAGTTCAGTGTTGGCTTTTGGGGAGTGTGGCTCCTTCATCCCCTATCCTAGCAGGCTCTGCTCTGGGCAGGGACTGTAAGGAGCCAACTGGAGCTCTGTTCCCGAGACCACAGGCTGCCCTGTCACTCCCGAGCGCCATGCGGTCTCCTGCGGCTGGGGGCGCCCCCCTGGTCTGATGGGGCCCGTGTGCTTGTCCTCTTCTCTAGAACGAGAGCTCCAGCAGGGTGTTCCTTCAAGGAGTCCAGCTGAACCTGACCCTGCCCGACGCCAAAGGtgagacccccaccccaccccaccccgccccacgtGCCCTGCAGGTGCCCAGGGCGCTCACCCCTCTGCCTTTGCAGAAGGCAGCTTCACGGCCACCAACAGCTCACTGAGGGCGCTGCAGGCCACGGCGGGGAACTCGTACAAGTGCAACGCTGAGCAGCGTCTGCGGGTCACCAGCAGCTTCTCCCTCAACATGTTCCGAGTGTGGCTGCAGGCGTTCCGCGTGGACGGGGACAAGTTCGGGCCTGGTGAGTAGGGGCCGGTCAGGAGCGGGGCCCGGGGTCCTCTGCCTGCGTCCCTGACTCTGCGGGGCCAGCCCGGCCGCGGTGCTCCCACCACCCTCTGAGCAGGGCTGGGGAGGCCTCCCCGCAAGAGCCGTGGGCGCGACAGGGCGAGCCAGCTGTCTGTCTGTCCTCCCTACAGTGGAGGAGTGCCAGCTGGACGAGAACAGCATGCTGATCCCCATCGCTGTGGGCGGCGCCCTGGCGGGGCTGGTCCTCATCGTGCTCCTCGCCTACCTGATCGGCCGGAAGAGGAGCCACGCCGGCTACCAGACCATCTAGCCGCGGGCGCAGCCCCGGCCGCTTCCCTGGGCTTAGATCACTGTCGGGGGCACTTCCTTGCAAACTGGTTTTCAAATCTGCTTTATCCAACGTGAAGTTCATTTGGCAACACTTACTATGCACAAGAGAGTAACTATGGAAATGATGGTGTTAATTTTGCTAACTGGGTTAACTATTTTGCTAACTGGTTAAACGTTAATATTTACCAAAGTAGGACTCTTAAGGGGGTGGGGGGTAAGAGCTTTTCTAAATGGGCACAGGCTCCACTTTGGTTTGGCTTCTCGAGACCCTGGTGTTGGGGCTTTTCACTCAGACACAAGCCTCACAGAGGGAGGGTCTGGTCCAAGGCTTCGGCGAAGGCGGCGGCCGAGTGGTGAGTGTGGAGGGTGAGATGCAGACCTGGCTCCGCGGTTCAACCTCGGCACCCGGCCCAGCCCCCAAACCTCAGGGTGCCCGGCGCTGGGTCCTGGGCCCCACGCTCTGCCTCTTGAGAGCtggcactttttaaaatagaaaaatgggtgttatttttacttttttgtaaaGTGATTTTCCGTTTTCTGTTGGAGGTTTGGGGTGATGCTCTGTCCACACCATGTTCAGTAGTCGTTCTGCTCTGCTCATCACTTGCAGCTCAGCGGGCTGTGTGCCAAGGAGCCCCTCTGGGACGCGGTGCCGTAACGACGCCAATAAAGCGTGTCTGTCTGGGCTTCCTCGTGCTTTTGTTGACTCCCGTGAGAAGTGGCGGGTGAGCTGGGTCAGCAGATCAGCCTGGGGGCTGTCCCAAGGCCAGCGACTCAAGGAAGCCGGTATTCGGTTAAGACACAGCAGGGGAGCCCACTTTCTGGGGATGGATCTCTGTGGAAGACGGTTCCTCACCCAGTCTTAGGAATTGGTGGCCGAGGAGGGCCGCTCAGGCCAGAGTAGGCAGAGGCTGGCCTCGGGGGCGAGGCTGAGGGCAGCCTGCGTGTGGGTGGCCCTGGGCAGCGGCCCCTTAcacgggcagggcagggcagggcagggcccggCCACCCCGCAGCAAAGCTCCCAACACACGTTTCCCTGAGGTGGGCGGCACTGGGCTGAACCAAGCGGAGCCCAGCAGCTGCTGTCCGCAGGGTCAGTCTCCGCAGGACAGTGGGGTTTGGAGCCTCTGCTGGGGGACGTGCTGCTGATCGGCTCCCAGGAAGGCGAACCTGTCAGCTGGTCTCCCAGGAAACACCCCtgttcccccacccctgcctatGCCCCCGTCCCTGCGTCCTGTGCAGGGCACAGCTGGCCTGGGTGGGGTTTCTCACCAGAGGTGGCATCTTCAGAGGCAGGGCCGGGGCAGGGTGGAGTGCCGTGGCCTCCAGCCCCAAGGGGAGGGGTCTCGTT
This genomic window from Bos indicus x Bos taurus breed Angus x Brahman F1 hybrid chromosome 12, Bos_hybrid_MaternalHap_v2.0, whole genome shotgun sequence contains:
- the LAMP1 gene encoding lysosome-associated membrane glycoprotein 1, which codes for MAAPGGARRRPLLLLLFAGLVHGASAVFVVKNGNGTACIMADFSATFLTSYDTRSGPQNKSFELPAGAEVSNSSSCGKENASDSSLVITFGRGHTLTLIFTRNATRYEVQLMRFAYNLSDTDTFPNSSSTGVKTVESATDIKADINKTYRCVSETQVNMDNVTVTLRDAAIQAYLSSSNFSREETRCEQDLPTPTTPPQPAPTPAPASPAVFRYNVSGSNGTCLLASMGLQLNVTYRRVDNKTVTREFNVNPNKTTFGGNCSATLATLELHSENLLLLALQFVMNESSSRVFLQGVQLNLTLPDAKEGSFTATNSSLRALQATAGNSYKCNAEQRLRVTSSFSLNMFRVWLQAFRVDGDKFGPVEECQLDENSMLIPIAVGGALAGLVLIVLLAYLIGRKRSHAGYQTI